The following are from one region of the Coffea eugenioides isolate CCC68of chromosome 2, Ceug_1.0, whole genome shotgun sequence genome:
- the LOC113761254 gene encoding magnesium transporter MRS2-4 codes for MKMAKAQSLFRRRKKASLPPHPPEIEATTSSALVPVVPNNNINNNNNFASSSSTAIVAAAGNNNKASVGKKKVGGAARLWMRFDRTGQSELIECDKSVIIKRVSIPARDLRILGPIFSHSSSILAREKAMVVNLEFIRAIVTAEEVLLVDPLRQDVLPFVDQLRQQLPHKSAFKNDGTGQIVAQDDEMLFPTSEQWLPAPETVEGMQAELPFEFQVLEIALEVVCTFLDSSVAELERDAYPVLDELAMNVSTKNLERVRSLKSNLTRLLARVQKVRDEIEHLLDDNEDMAQLYLTRKWIQNQQSEALLGAMVSNNNVPAATLLQRLNSTTSGSLTINHSNDHDVEDLEMLLEAYFMQLDGTRNKILSVREYIDDTEDYVNIQLDNQRNELIQLQLTLTIASFAVAVETLIAGAFGMNIPCTLFHTNGVFWPLVGGSTAGCILLFLLILGYARWKKLLGS; via the exons ATGAAGATGGCGAAGGCGCAATCCCTGTTTAGGAGGAGGAAGAAGGCTTCGCTGCCTCCCCACCCACCGGAGATTGAAGCTACCACTAGCTCTGCCCTGGTGCCGGTCGTGCCCAATAataatattaataataataataattttgcttcttcttcttctacggCGATTGTGGCAGCCGCCGGGAATAATAATAAGGCTTCTGTCGGGAAGAAGAAGGTGGGTGGGGCGGCGAGGTTGTGGATGAGGTTTGATCGGACGGGGCAGTCGGAGTTGATTGAGTGCGATAAAAGCGTCATTATTAAGCGCGTCTCTATACCTGCTCGTGATCTCCGAATTCTCGGCCCTATCTTCTCTCATTCCTCCAGTATTCTTG CTAGGGAAAAGGCTATGGTAGTCAATTTAGAGTTCATAAGAGCTATAGTTACAGCTGAAGAGGTATTGCTGGTTGATCCTCTGAGGCAGGATGTTCTTCCATTTGTTGATCAGCTGAGGCAGCAACTTCCGCACAAAAGTGCTTTCAAGAATGATGGAACTGGCCAAATAGTTGCACAAGATGATGAGATGCTATTTCCAACATCTGAACAATGGTTGCCTGCACCAGAAACTGTTGAAGGTATGCAAGCAGAGCTTCCATTTGAGTTCCAGGTTCTGGAGATTGCATTAGAAGTGGTTTGTACATTCTTGGATTCCAGTGTAGCAGAGCTAGAGAGAGATGCTTACCCTGTTTTAGATGAACTGGCTATGAATGTTAGCACCAAGAATCTTGAGCGTGTTCGGAGTTTAAAAAGCAATCTTACCCGATTGCTTGCACGTGTACAAAAG GTCAGAGATGAAATTGAACATCTTTTGGATGACAACGAAGACATGGCCCAGTTATACTTGACAAGGAAGTGGATTCAAAATCAGCAATCTGAGGCTCTATTGGGAGCTATGGTCTCAAATAACAATGTACCTGCTGCTACTCTTCTTCAACGACTTAATTCTACAACAAGTGGGAGTTTGACCATCAATCATTCAAATGACCATGATGTTGAGGATTTGGAAATGTTGCTTGAGGCTTATTTCATGCAGTTGGATGGCACTCGTAACAAGATACTATCT GTTCGGGAATACATTGATGACACAGAGGATTATGTCAACATCCAACTTGACAACCAGCGAAACGAACTTATTCAATTGCAACTGACATTGACCATTGCCTCATTTGCGGTTGCTGTAGAGACTCTGATTGCTGGTGCGTTTGGGATGAATATCCCTTGTACACTCTTCCATACCAATGGGGTCTTCTGGCCGCTTGTCGGTGGTAGTACAGCGGGTTGTATATTACTCTTCCTTCTCATTTTAGGATATGCAAGATGGAAGAAGCTTCTTGGGTCTTGA
- the LOC113754016 gene encoding uncharacterized protein At4g06598, with the protein MANSKGPASMRNMMYNGRNSLLPPKSPFPSITQPFVDYIPSSVTGQKGNMRAREGNSHHQRTSSESHLIEEQPSWLDDLLNEPETPVRRGGHRRSSSDSFAYIDAANIGSIDYAAQDESRYNMLPLPSWGSQEFDHYRDAQHAAFVAEPNSLRKHKNRAWDASLSSVTHLRGFPSPSSILPSSGQSCAHQEADVVPSSATEKHDIGDSGPQDSKGSSDKKDASHGKPATSETDTKRAKQQFAQRSRVRKLQYIAELERSVQALQAEGSEVSAELEFLNQQHLILNMENKALKQRLESLAQEQLIKYVEHEVLEREVGRLRALYQQQQPSSHRRNNSKDLDLQLANLSLKQKDANSGHDHAPGQLNL; encoded by the exons ATGGCAAATTCCAAGGGCCCTGCTAGCATGAGAAATATGATGTACAATGGCAGGAACTCATTGCTGCCTCCTAAAAGTCCTTTTCCTAGCATAACCCAACCTTTTGTTGATTACATCCCTAGTTCAGTTACTGGGCAGAAAGGTAATATGAGGGCCCGAGAAGGGAACTCACACCATCAACGTACTTCCTCTGAAAGCCATCTAATAGAGGAGCAGCCTTCATGGTTGGATGATCTCCTTAATGAGCCAGAAACCCCAGTACGTAGAGGAGGGCATCGGCGCTCATCAAGTGACTCCTTTGCATATATTGATGCTGCCAACATTGGGAGCATAGATTATGCTGCTCAAGATGAGAGCAGATATAACATGTTGCCTCTGCCTTCATGGGGATCTCAAGAATTTGATCATTACAGAGATGCTCAGCATGCTGCTTTTGTTGCAGAGCCAAATTCTTTGAGAAAGCATAAAAATCGAGCATGGGATGCTTCTTTAAGCTCAGTCACGCATCTGCGTGGCTTTCCTTCTCCCAGCAGCATTCTCCCGAGCTCAGGACAGTCATGTGCTCATCAAGAAGCAGATGTAGTTCCTAGTTCAGCTACTGAGAAACATGATATAGGTGACTCTGGCCCTCAGGATTCAAAAGGGTCTTCTGATAAAAAAGATGCATCTCATGGAAAGCCTGCTACATCTGAAACAGATACAAAACGTGCAAAGCA GCAATTTGCTCAGCGTTCGCGAGTTAGGAAACTTCAGTACATAGCTGAGCTGGAAAGGAGCGTGCAAGCACTACAG GCAGAAGGTTCTGAAGTTTCTGCTGAGCTTGAGTTCCTCAACCAGCAACATCTTATTCTCAACATGGAGAATAAAGCTCTAAAGCAGCGCCTAGAAAGTTTAGCTCAGGAGCAACTCATTAAATATG TGGAACACGAAGTATTAGAAAGAGAAGTAGGAAGATTACGAGCCTTGTATCAGCAGCAGCAGCCTTCTAGTCATCGACGCAATAACAGTAAAGATCTTGATCTTCAGCTGGCTAACCTTTCTCTGAAACAAAAGGATGCTAATTCCGGACATGATCACGCTCCTGGCCAACTTAACCTTTGA